The Synechocystis sp. PCC 7509 genome includes a window with the following:
- a CDS encoding Mo-dependent nitrogenase C-terminal domain-containing protein, which produces MNLSQQANQDFPLNNWMLGEKAEFDIFQSLRQRLDRIQVCNPKLAHRLCQLIPAQCPFERDIKLFGRKLFRIPPMCKLNPVYEEVVGLRFRALCYLADECGEDVTAYC; this is translated from the coding sequence ATGAACTTATCACAACAAGCAAACCAAGACTTCCCACTTAACAACTGGATGCTAGGCGAAAAAGCAGAATTTGATATTTTCCAATCCCTGCGTCAACGCTTAGATCGCATCCAAGTATGTAACCCAAAACTAGCTCATCGTTTATGCCAACTAATTCCTGCTCAATGTCCCTTTGAACGCGATATCAAACTATTTGGTCGTAAATTGTTCCGTATTCCTCCCATGTGCAAACTCAACCCAGTATACGAGGAAGTTGTAGGTTTACGTTTTCGGGCGCTCTGCTATTTGGCTGATGAATGCGGCGAAGATGTGACAGCTTACTGCTAA
- a CDS encoding ribonuclease J, translated as MAKNTSPTVKIIPLGGLHEIGKNTCVFECEDEIILLDAGLAFPTDGMHGVNIVLPDMTYLRENRHKIKGMIVTHGHEDHIGGIAFHLRQLEIPVIYGPRLALAMLEGKLEEAGMRDRTELRTVRPRETVRLGSQFIVEFIRNTHSIADSFTIALHTPAGVIIHTGDFKFDHTPVDGEFFDMQRLAEHGEKGVLCLISDSTNSEVPGYTASERSVYPNLERVFSQAKGRILVTTFASSVHRINMILDIARKQNRVVGVVGRSMLNLIAHARNLGYIKCEDNLLQPLQALRNLPEEKVLILTTGSQGEPLSAMTRISNGEHQQIKIRPGDTVVFSANPIPGNTIAVVNTIDRLMMQGANVIYGKDKGLHVSGHGCQEDQKLMIGLTKPKFFLPVHGEHRMLVKHAETAQSTGIPAENMLIVQNGDVIEVSPEAMRVTGKVPAGIELVDMSRTGIVSDRVLKERQQLAGEGIITIAAAVDWNGKLMMKPEIHLRGVVTTIDRPKLQQWVQERMERVLSDRWSSFTQSVNGEPVEVDWVGVQVQLERELQRQIRRELQTQPTVTLLMQTPDEPTKALDGRRRRRTTAPQVAAS; from the coding sequence ATGGCAAAAAACACATCACCAACAGTAAAAATTATTCCTCTCGGTGGCTTGCATGAAATTGGTAAAAATACCTGTGTATTTGAGTGCGAAGACGAAATAATTTTGCTAGACGCAGGGTTAGCTTTTCCCACCGATGGTATGCACGGAGTAAATATTGTGCTGCCAGATATGACTTATTTGCGGGAAAATCGCCATAAAATTAAAGGCATGATTGTCACTCACGGTCATGAAGATCATATTGGTGGTATAGCTTTTCACCTCCGACAGCTAGAAATTCCGGTAATTTACGGGCCAAGGTTGGCACTAGCAATGCTAGAAGGTAAACTAGAAGAAGCCGGAATGCGCGATCGCACAGAATTGAGAACCGTTAGACCCCGCGAAACAGTAAGACTAGGTTCGCAATTTATTGTCGAATTCATCCGCAATACTCATTCTATTGCTGACAGTTTTACCATTGCCTTACACACACCCGCCGGAGTAATTATCCACACCGGAGACTTCAAGTTTGACCATACTCCCGTAGATGGTGAATTTTTTGATATGCAAAGGTTAGCAGAACACGGCGAAAAAGGCGTACTTTGCTTAATTAGCGACTCGACAAACTCCGAAGTACCAGGCTATACAGCCTCTGAGCGGTCGGTATATCCAAACCTAGAACGGGTATTTAGTCAAGCTAAAGGGCGGATTTTAGTTACAACCTTTGCGTCTTCTGTCCACCGCATCAACATGATTTTGGACATAGCCAGAAAACAAAATCGCGTGGTGGGGGTAGTAGGGCGCTCAATGCTTAACTTAATCGCTCACGCCCGAAACTTGGGTTATATCAAGTGCGAAGACAACTTGCTACAACCATTGCAAGCCTTGCGGAACTTACCGGAAGAAAAAGTATTAATTCTAACTACAGGCTCTCAAGGCGAACCATTGTCCGCAATGACCCGCATTTCTAACGGCGAACACCAGCAAATTAAAATTCGTCCTGGCGATACGGTAGTATTTTCCGCTAACCCGATTCCGGGAAACACTATTGCAGTTGTCAATACCATTGACCGCTTAATGATGCAGGGTGCAAACGTTATTTACGGTAAAGATAAAGGCTTGCACGTATCCGGTCACGGTTGCCAAGAAGACCAAAAATTGATGATTGGACTAACTAAGCCTAAGTTTTTCTTACCCGTTCACGGCGAACATAGGATGCTAGTCAAGCACGCCGAAACGGCTCAAAGTACAGGCATTCCCGCCGAAAATATGCTAATTGTTCAAAACGGCGACGTGATAGAAGTCTCACCAGAGGCGATGCGCGTCACCGGGAAAGTGCCGGCGGGAATAGAGTTGGTGGATATGTCACGCACGGGAATAGTGAGCGATCGCGTCCTCAAAGAGCGGCAGCAATTGGCAGGAGAAGGCATTATTACGATTGCGGCGGCGGTAGATTGGAATGGTAAATTGATGATGAAACCAGAAATTCACCTGCGGGGTGTAGTTACTACCATCGATCGCCCTAAGCTGCAACAGTGGGTACAAGAGCGGATGGAAAGAGTATTAAGCGATCGCTGGTCAAGTTTTACTCAATCGGTCAATGGCGAACCTGTAGAAGTAGATTGGGTAGGGGTACAAGTGCAGCTAGAACGGGAATTACAGCGTCAAATTCGCCGAGAATTGCAAACCCAACCGACAGTTACTTTATTGATGCAAACCCCTGATGAACCCACCAAAGCCTTAGATGGGAGAAGACGGCGACGCACTACAGCGCCACAAGTGGCAGCTTCTTAG
- the dapA gene encoding 4-hydroxy-tetrahydrodipicolinate synthase, with product MVDFGKVVTAMVTPFKADGSVNYAVAEQLAAHLAANGSDTIVVCGTTGESPTLTWDEEYQLFQVVLQAVKGKALVMAGTGSNSTSEAVAATQKAARIGVHGSLQVVPYYNKPPQGGLYHHFRAIASASPDLPIVLYNVPSRTSQNLLPETVARLAEIDNIVGIKEATGNLDQASEISRLTPREFQIYSGDDSLTLPMLAVGAKGVVSVASHLVGLKLQQMIQAFETGKVQQATSIHLQLFPLFKALFITTNPIAVKMALKMKGWDVGSTRLPLQCEEEEKVSNTLEKVLQAMDSKNKDLDY from the coding sequence GTGGTAGATTTTGGAAAAGTTGTAACAGCAATGGTTACGCCCTTTAAAGCCGACGGTAGTGTAAATTATGCTGTAGCCGAACAATTAGCCGCACATTTAGCCGCCAATGGCAGCGATACAATCGTAGTGTGCGGGACAACCGGAGAATCGCCAACCCTAACATGGGACGAAGAATATCAGTTATTTCAAGTTGTATTGCAGGCGGTAAAAGGAAAAGCACTGGTAATGGCAGGTACAGGGTCAAATTCGACCAGCGAAGCTGTTGCCGCCACCCAAAAAGCAGCTAGAATAGGAGTACATGGATCTTTACAAGTCGTTCCCTACTATAACAAACCACCTCAAGGCGGATTATACCATCACTTTCGGGCGATCGCTTCCGCTTCTCCCGATTTGCCGATAGTGTTGTACAACGTCCCCAGTCGTACCAGCCAAAATCTCCTGCCTGAGACGGTAGCTCGGTTAGCCGAAATTGATAACATTGTAGGCATCAAAGAAGCAACGGGCAACTTAGACCAAGCCAGTGAAATTAGCCGCCTAACGCCTAGAGAATTTCAAATTTACTCCGGTGATGACTCCCTAACTTTGCCGATGTTAGCGGTGGGTGCTAAAGGCGTAGTCAGCGTCGCTAGTCATTTAGTAGGACTAAAATTGCAACAAATGATTCAAGCTTTTGAAACTGGAAAAGTTCAACAAGCGACTAGCATTCATTTACAATTATTTCCCTTATTTAAAGCTTTGTTTATTACTACTAATCCAATTGCAGTCAAGATGGCTTTAAAAATGAAAGGTTGGGATGTCGGTTCTACTCGTCTACCATTACAGTGCGAAGAGGAAGAAAAGGTAAGTAATACCTTAGAAAAAGTCTTGCAAGCTATGGATAGCAAAAACAAAGATTTGGATTATTAA
- a CDS encoding aspartate-semialdehyde dehydrogenase: MTKSYRVAILGATGAVGTELLELLASRNFPVAELKLLASPRSAGKTMSFKGEDLVIEEVSDRSFNNIDLVLASAGGSISKTLAPIAVASGAVVVDNSSAFRLNPQVPLVVPEVNPDAIAHHQGIIANPNCTTILMAVAVYPLYKARKINRIVASTYQSASGAGAMAMAEVLNQTQEILQGKSPTPEIFPYPLAFNLFPHNSPMTANGYCEEEMKMVNETKKIFNADHLRITATCVRVPVLRAHSEAINLEFESPMSAMEAKAILSKAPGVRVVEDWEANYFPMPIDATGIDEVLVGRIRQDISHECGLELWLCGDQIRKGAALNAVQIAELLVEKNLLSAPKYQTANS; the protein is encoded by the coding sequence TTGACAAAATCCTATCGCGTGGCAATTTTAGGCGCAACGGGGGCTGTAGGTACAGAATTATTAGAATTACTCGCAAGCCGGAATTTTCCGGTAGCAGAGCTAAAGCTACTAGCTTCTCCTCGCAGTGCGGGGAAAACTATGAGTTTTAAAGGAGAAGATTTAGTAATTGAGGAGGTGAGCGATCGCTCTTTCAATAACATAGACTTGGTACTAGCATCGGCGGGGGGTTCTATTTCCAAAACCCTCGCACCCATCGCCGTAGCTTCCGGGGCGGTAGTAGTAGATAATTCTAGTGCTTTTCGTTTAAACCCTCAAGTTCCTCTAGTAGTCCCCGAAGTTAATCCTGACGCAATTGCCCACCACCAAGGGATAATTGCTAACCCCAACTGCACAACAATTTTGATGGCGGTGGCGGTGTATCCACTATACAAAGCTAGGAAAATCAACCGAATTGTTGCTTCTACCTACCAATCTGCTAGCGGTGCGGGGGCGATGGCAATGGCAGAAGTTTTAAACCAGACTCAAGAAATTTTACAAGGAAAGTCTCCAACTCCAGAAATTTTCCCTTATCCTTTAGCATTTAATTTATTTCCTCACAACTCCCCCATGACTGCAAATGGTTACTGTGAAGAAGAAATGAAAATGGTCAACGAAACTAAAAAAATATTTAATGCCGACCATCTAAGAATTACCGCCACCTGCGTTCGGGTTCCCGTACTCCGCGCCCACTCGGAAGCAATTAACCTAGAGTTTGAATCGCCAATGAGCGCTATGGAAGCCAAAGCCATATTAAGCAAAGCTCCCGGCGTGCGAGTAGTGGAAGATTGGGAAGCAAATTACTTTCCCATGCCTATAGATGCTACAGGCATTGATGAAGTGTTAGTAGGTCGCATCCGTCAAGACATATCCCACGAGTGCGGTTTAGAACTATGGCTGTGTGGCGACCAAATACGTAAAGGTGCAGCCCTAAACGCCGTCCAAATTGCTGAATTATTAGTAGAAAAAAATCTACTGTCAGCGCCAAAATATCAAACAGCAAATAGCTAA